A single genomic interval of Helianthus annuus cultivar XRQ/B chromosome 6, HanXRQr2.0-SUNRISE, whole genome shotgun sequence harbors:
- the LOC110865282 gene encoding sulfate transporter 1.3, which yields MFELGYEVSRAEYMVVDGVLRTAGGGFRRVKLDTAMAMDSGNEVVAVGRTFTGMKDYQLDGNKEMVALGSMNIIGSFTSCYVATGSLSNILFMELLYRRKFV from the exons ATGTTTGAGCTGGGGTACGAAGTATCCAGAGCAGAATATATGGTGGTTGACGGTGTTCTACGAACAGCAGGGGGTGGGTTCCGGCGAGTCAAACTTGACACGGCGATGGCTATGGATTCCGGCAAT GAAGTTGTTGCAGTTGGAAGAACATTTACTGGAATGAAAGATTATCAGCTGGATGGAAACAAAGAAATGGTGGCACTAGGCTCCATGAACATTATTGGTTCTTTTACAAGTTGTTATGTGGCCACAG GGTCGTTAAGCAACATTCTATTCATGGAACTTCTGTATAGGCGCAAGTTTGTctaa